One genomic window of Saccopteryx bilineata isolate mSacBil1 chromosome 4, mSacBil1_pri_phased_curated, whole genome shotgun sequence includes the following:
- the STARD4 gene encoding stAR-related lipid transfer protein 4 isoform X1, whose protein sequence is MEGVPDTAAFATKLKNTLIQYHSIEDDKWRVAKKTREVTIWRKPSEEFNGYLFKAQGVIDDIVNGVMDHIRPGPCRLDWDSLMTSLDILEHFEENCCVMRYTTAGQLWNIISPREFVDFSYTVDYKGGLLSCGISLDWSEKRPEFVRGYNHPCGWFCVPLKDNANQSLLTGYIQTDLRGMIPQSAVDTAMASTLINFYGDLRKALQKA, encoded by the exons ATGGAGGGCGTGCCTGATACTGCTGCTTTTGCAactaaactgaaaaacactctcATTCAGTACCACAGCATTGAAGATGATAAGTGGCGAGTTGCAAAGAAGACG agagaAGTCACAATTTGGAGAAAACCTTCAGAAGAATTTAATGGATATCT tttcAAAGCCCAAGGTGTTATAGATGATATTGTCAATGGTGTAATGGACCACATACGCCCAGGTCCCTGTCGCTTGGATTGGGACAGCTTAATGACTTCCTTGGACATTTTGGAGCACTTTGAAGAG aattgctGTGTCATGCGCTACACTACTGCTGGTCAGCTTTGGAACATCATTTCCCCAAGGGAGTTTGTTGATTTCTCCTACACTGTGGACTATAAAGGAGGGCTTTTATCTTGTG GGATAAGTCTTGACTGGAGTGAAAAGAGACCAGAATTTGTTCGTGGATACAACCATCCCTGTGGTTGGTTTTGTGTTCCACTTAAGGACAATGCAAACCAGAGTCTTTTGACAGGCTATATTCAGACGGATCTGCGTGGGATGATTCCTCAGTCTGCAGTAGATACTGCCATGGCAAGCACTTTAATCAACTTCTATGGTGATTTACGGAAAGCGTTACAAAAGGCATAA
- the STARD4 gene encoding stAR-related lipid transfer protein 4 isoform X2, with amino-acid sequence MDHIRPGPCRLDWDSLMTSLDILEHFEENCCVMRYTTAGQLWNIISPREFVDFSYTVDYKGGLLSCGISLDWSEKRPEFVRGYNHPCGWFCVPLKDNANQSLLTGYIQTDLRGMIPQSAVDTAMASTLINFYGDLRKALQKA; translated from the exons ATGGACCACATACGCCCAGGTCCCTGTCGCTTGGATTGGGACAGCTTAATGACTTCCTTGGACATTTTGGAGCACTTTGAAGAG aattgctGTGTCATGCGCTACACTACTGCTGGTCAGCTTTGGAACATCATTTCCCCAAGGGAGTTTGTTGATTTCTCCTACACTGTGGACTATAAAGGAGGGCTTTTATCTTGTG GGATAAGTCTTGACTGGAGTGAAAAGAGACCAGAATTTGTTCGTGGATACAACCATCCCTGTGGTTGGTTTTGTGTTCCACTTAAGGACAATGCAAACCAGAGTCTTTTGACAGGCTATATTCAGACGGATCTGCGTGGGATGATTCCTCAGTCTGCAGTAGATACTGCCATGGCAAGCACTTTAATCAACTTCTATGGTGATTTACGGAAAGCGTTACAAAAGGCATAA